A portion of the Drosophila innubila isolate TH190305 chromosome 3L unlocalized genomic scaffold, UK_Dinn_1.0 0_D_3L, whole genome shotgun sequence genome contains these proteins:
- the LOC117787957 gene encoding ubiquitin-conjugating enzyme E2 L3 — MAKEEPIMDGPKRMQNDLKIMLGLKELKQLQLLEPEKDNIFKWNALLMPNTPPFDKGAFKLEMDFPKDYPFKPPRLHINTKIYHPNVNERGQVCLPILEVEHWIPTSRMDTILNVLLATINDPQPDNPYVPDIASQFVNDRKKFYSIAEAWVTRYSDRRPTDQELAKIARRKKKAAQR; from the coding sequence ATGGCCAAGGAGGAGCCCATTATGGATGGCCCAAAGCGCATGCAGAACGATCTGAAGATAATGCTGGGTTTAAAAGAGCTGAAacagctgcaattgttggaACCGGAAAAGGACAACATCTTTAAGTGGAATGCCCTCTTAATGCCCAATACTCCACCCTTTGATAAGGGCGCCTTCAAGCTGGAAATGGACTTTCCCAAGGATTATCCCTTTAAGCCACCGCGTCTGCATATCAACACCAAGATCTATCATCCCAATGTGAATGAGCGTGGTCAGGTTTGTCTGCCCATTTTGGAAGTGGAACATTGGATTCCCACCTCACGCATGGACaccattttaaatgttctgcTGGCAACCATCAATGATCCGCAGCCCGATAATCCCTATGTTCCAGATATTGCCAGTCAATTTGTGAACGATCGTAAGAAATTCTATAGCATAGCCGAAGCCTGGGTGACCCGTTATAGCGATCGTCGGCCGACGGATCAGGAATTGGCCAAAATAGCAAGACGCAAGAAAAAAGCAGCTCAgcgttaa
- the LOC117786939 gene encoding uncharacterized protein LOC117786939, with translation MKQIIARNVPQLVNLLLNSKEQEQDHVKYEECVNYGVYMLTNYNRPPCKSESVLRNMADFVERFQLEQLEELGETIKMLSLVVVDDKHCPEDLKYSVLEFMLSVNFKAFRTARINFKEIMLRRSNLLESLAMAYKQREEPANSSDYRSNSVRRPLDLELEVRSFGNSSLSDSMNLSLDLSLDLSIDTSQDSVGSSTEQQQLVNEGQGQGQGQGQVEQADDQAARQSFWLALMQLQQESQEPCNQEYDADNSVQLNRTHPLGSFAVSFADYLRRPLQDEELGEEAFLLQELLAMFFQPCDCRHFELVDQLIQLRSTATCNNSLCALLQQFLRPLQYMQLLQLFIDCHEHQMETLTCLTAALRRLLKPVVESLTHFEQRVASGKEQATLHCLLRATKHSFQRLQLLWHLSVASYVWQPQQQILATHIRSQRIICNLLTLITADSKLDRGSAAALLLHVLQVYCQFLDSWWQLGEFQDCLEEFPAMRLEFKGHSEYVMRELSLENCSISGIIEQHIKSAGISLALLYDSRRLSDFVGIHRCLLKKSLHHTLVKCVLQQLKSYQLKAVKKVSTAPDIFKQLKSTENEQLRSLYYAYYKESLLDFKQPLICGIDELLQQCQNCVSYTPFHQLICLSLERLLEERVLLINAFVLHLLRVELQLAKVLGDLRSVYLLLNFRVFGSEIELALEQLQQGLIPSATEQLQSIVDSQNTLQGHQFLVTLPSADLQQLSILYSCDPALSCIITDSQLQTYNIACRQLLQLNIAIRKLQQLPELPCDPVAVASLLNLKIDLELSLAQHLKTKQLQQAAAQCDEHLQHCVSVPQLQQLHAAFVQQTSDILLTHHDVNSNLQELLMLATILAKHWQRLQRVLAQSTECGKLNDFEAHYSEINKRYLLSINRLSESMQCLLAWPKADGQ, from the coding sequence atGAAACAAATCATCGCTCGCAATGTGCCACAGCTGGTGAATCTTTTGCTGAATTCCaaggaacaggagcaggatCATGTTAAATACGAAGAATGTGTGAATTACGGCGTTTACATGTTGACCAACTACAATAGACCGCCGTGCAAATCCGAGAGTGTCCTGCGCAACATGGCGGACTTTGTGGAGCGATTTCAATTGGAGCAACTGGAGGAGCTGGGTGAAACCATCAAGATGCTGAGTCTAGTGGTTGTCGATGATAAACACTGTCCGGAGGACCTCAAATACTCAGTGCTGGAATTCATGCTCTCGGTGAACTTTAAAGCATTTCGCACAGCACGCATTAATTTCAAGGAGATCATGTTACGGCGTAGTAATCTCCTGGAGTCGCTGGCCATGGCCTATAAGCAGCGGGAGGAGCCAGCCAATAGCAGCGACTACAGGTCGAACTCGGTAAGACGACCACTTGACTTGGAGTTGGAAGTTCGCAGCTTTGGCAACAGCTCATTGTCTGATTCGATGAATCTGTCGCTGGATTTATCGCTGGACTTATCGATAGACACATCCCAGGACTCGGTGGGCTCCTCAAcggagcagcaacagttggtAAAcgaggggcaggggcaggggcaggggcaggggcaggtgGAGCAGGCGGATGATCAGGCTGCCAGACAAAGTTTCTGGCTGGCACtcatgcaactgcaacaggaGTCGCAGGAGCCATGCAACCAGGAATATGATGCCGACAACTCAGTGCAGCTCAACAGGACGCATCCTTTGGGCAGTTTTGCCGTGTCCTTTGCGGACTATCTGCGTCGTCCGCTGCAGGATGAGGAGCTGGGGGAGGAGGCATTCCTGCTGCAGGAGTTGCTGGCCATGTTCTTTCAACCCTGCGATTGTCGTCACTTTGAGCTGGTCGATCAGCTCATACAGCTGCGATCGACTGCCACTTGCAACAACAGTCTTTGCGCGCTGTTGCAACAGTTTCTCAGGCCACTGCAGTAcatgcaactgttgcaactgttcATCGATTGCCACGAGCATCAAATGGAGACTTTGACATGCCTCACGGCCGCCTTGCGTCGGCTGCTTAAACCCGTTGTGGAATCGTTGACGCACTTTGAGCAacgtgtggcaagtggcaaggaGCAGGCCACATTGCACTGCCTGTTGCGTGCCACAAAGCATAGCTTTCAacggctgcagctgctgtggcaCTTGTCCGTTGCCAGCTAcgtgtggcagccacagcagcagatACTTGCCACACATATTCGCAGTCAGCGCATCATTTGCAATCTGCTCACACTGATCACAGCGGACTCTAAGCTGGATAGAGGCAGTGCCGCAGCATTGCTGTTGCACGTGTTGCAAGTCTATTGTCAGTTCCTGGACAGCTGGTGGCAACTGGGTGAATTTCAGGACTGCCTGGAAGAGTTTCCAGCCATGCGACTGGAGTTCAAAGGACACTCCGAATATGTGATGCGGGAGCTTTCTCTGGAGAATTGTTCTATCTCTGGTATTATTGAGCAGCACATTAAATCCGCCGGAATTTCACTTGCCCTGCTCTACGATTCCAGGCGCTTGTCAGATTTTGTGGGCATTCATCGCTGTCTTTTAAAGAAATCACTGCATCACACGCTGGTCAAGTGTGTGTTGCAACAACTCAAGTCCTATCAGCTGAAAGCGGTTAAGAAAGTGTCCACTGCACCGGACATCTTCAAGCAGCTAAAGTCCACAGAGAACGAGCAGCTGCGTTCCTTGTACTACGCCTACTATAAGGAGTCCTTGCTGGACTTCAAGCAGCCCCTCATTTGTGGCATTGATGAGTTGCTGCAACAATGTCAGAATTGTGTGAGTTACACGCCGTTCCACCAGCtcatctgtctctctctggaGCGGCTTCTGGAGGAGCGAGTGTTGCTCATCAACGCATTTGTGTTGCACCTGCTACGTGTGGAGTTGCAACTGGCTAAAGTGCTTGGAGATCTGCGTTCCGTTTACTTGTTGCTCAACTTTCGAGTGTTTGGGTCAGAAATCGAGCTTGCcttggagcaactgcagcagggACTAATCCCGTCTGCCACTGAGCAGCTGCAGAGCATCGTGGACAGTCAAAATACCCTGCAAGGACATCAATTCCTTGTAACACTTCCCTCTGCAGATCTGCAGCAGCTTTCAATCCTCTACAGCTGTGATCCTGCTTTGTCTTGCATCATCACAGATTCTCAATTGCAGACTTACAACATTGCCTGCCGTCAGCTGTTGCAACTAAATATTGCCATACGCAAGTTGCAACAGCTGCCAGAGCTGCCTTGCGATCctgtggcagttgcaagtCTGCTAAACTTAAAGATAGATCTGGAATTGAGCCTGGCGCAACATTTGAAGACGAAGCAGTTGCAACAAGCGGCAGCTCAATGTGATGAGCACTTGCAACATTGTGTGAGTGTGCCacagctgcaacagttgcacGCTGCATTCGTGCAACAAACATCAGACATTCTGCTGACTCACCATGATGTTAATAGTAATCTTCAGGAGCTGCTCATGTTGGCAACAATTCTGGCCAAGCATTGGCAACGCTTACAACGTGTGTTGGCCCAGTCAACGGAATGTGGCAAGTTGAATGACTTTGAGGCACATTATTCTGAGATAAACAAGCGTTATTTGCTATCCATCAACAGGCTAAGCGAATCGATGCAGTGTCTCTTAGCCTGGCCAAAAGCCGATGGCCAATAG